CTGGAGGTGATGCTGCGGGAGCTGCGGTACCCGCGTGGGTTCGCGTTCGTGCAGGACGTGTCGTACGCGAGGTTCCTTGACCGGGTGCGCGACGGCGAGCTCAAGCTCCGCGCCGCCGGCCTCTCGGACATGCCGCACCCCTGGCTCAACCTCTTCCTCCCACGCTCCCGCGTCCTTGACTTTGCAGCCGGCGTCTTCCACGGCATCCTTCGCCGGGACGGCGGCACCGGCCCCATGAGCCCCGTCCTCGTCTACCCCATGAGCCGGGACAGGTGGGACGACGACATGTCAGCGGTGTtcccggaggaggaggaggtgttctACACGGTTGGGATCCTCCGGTCGGCGGTGTCCGAGAGCGACCTTGGGCGTCTGGAGGAGCAGAACGAGGAGATCTTACGCTTCTGCGAGGAGGCCGGGATACCGTGCGTGCAGTACCTGCCGTACTACGCCGACCAGACCGGTTGGGAGAAGAAGCACTTTGGTCCAGCCAAGTGGGCCAGATTCATGGAGACGGAAGAGGAAGTATGATCCCCCAAGGCGATCCTCTCCCGTGGTCAGAGAATTTTCACGGCCCCGCTGGCTTGATCGCGAAGCACTCATGCATATGCTTGCCCGGTTGCATGGGCCCGTATGCTCCGTCAAGAGGAAATGGCTTGAGTTTACATCATGTTAGATGTTGGTCTATTACTAGTTTTGCTGATGATATTGCATGGGTGGAGTTTGTGATCAAACATGAATGCAAAATAGTCTGCATAATGAAGCATATAACATATGAACTACAAAGGGAGTTCCCTTTGTCACGGTATAAGGGCATCGCCAATGGCGACCCGTAAATTTCCTTCTGCATCAGTCCGCGAACACAGATGCAGGAGgtcgccatccaaccgtagccgcatacATCCGGCCTTCCTTATTTTTTTAGGTCCGCACGATCAAATAGCTGTATACATAGGGTACAGACGTTCAAATAGCCGCATGCAGtagtagttcaaatttaaaaatatttaaaTATTACATCCCAACATTGTTTTCCCTTTTAACCGTCCACTGATGCTCAATTAGATCTTTCTTCAGCTGCTCGTGAGTAGGTCGATGCCGAATTTGTTAATGCATTTGAATAAACTCTTCAAATGTGGCCAGATTCTGGTCTGGAAGTTGGATATGATCACCCACGTTCTCAAATTCTAGAGATGCGGCAACATCGTCACCCTCATCCTCGACGATCATGTTGTTCATGATGACACAAGatgtcatcacctcccacaaggTCTCCGGATCCCATTATTTAGCAGGTCCACGGACAACTGCAAAACGGGCTTGCAGAACTCCAAATGCCCTCTCGACATTCTTTCTAGCTGCTTCTTGTCTTTGAGGAAAATGAGCTTTTTTTGGCCAACTAGGTTAGAGACGGTGCTATTAAAGGTAGGCCACGGAGGATAGATACCATCAACAAGATAGTATCCCAAGTTGTACTCATGTCTATTGAAAGTATAGTGCCGCGAAGGAGCTTTTCCTTCAGCCAGTCTCGCAAACAACGGTGATCACTACAGCACATTGATGTCACTGTGAGACCCGGGCATGCCAAGGAAAGCATACCAAATCAAAAGATCTTGTGATGCAACTACTTCAAGAATTATTGTGGGCTTCTTAACATGACTCTGATATTGCCCTTGTAAAGCCTTCGGGAAGTTCTTCCATTTTCAATGCATGCATTGAAGAGAGCCAAGCAAACCTGGCCACCCTCTTACTTCTGAGATTGCCAAGAGCCTCTCGGTGTTTGGCATCGTTGGTTCTCTCAGGTACTAAGATCTGAACACCTCGGCCATGGGAGTAGCAAACCTGACCATCGCATCTCCGCATGTGCTATCAGACATCCATAGGTACTCGTCCCACGAATCAACGACCGTGCCATATGCAAGCATCCGGAGTGTGGCCATGCACTTCTGGTAACCAGAGAACCCAATCGTTCCCACGACGTCCTTCCTCAGGATGAAGTAGTCATCATAGGACTGTACACAATGATACAAATGATCGAAGACAATCTTGCATCTGAAAATGCGGCGAAAATGGTCAGCGCAGAGTGCATCGGGGGAAAAGTAGCTGGCTATCAGTGTAAAATGGTCACGCGCTCTATTATAGTTGAGCACTCGATGATCCTTGATTGAGCCCTTGAAATTGAGAACATGCTCCTCCATACGCTCCGCGTCTTCAAGGACCGCCTGCATCATCGCTGTCTCATCATAGTACTCCTCCTCGTCCGACGTGTCATTGGACGACTCAACATACCgctcgtatatgtactccaaatTGGAATCCATTGTTAGAAAGAAGAAGGGAAACTTTTTGTAGTTTCGATGATTCATCGAACAGTTGTCGGGCATGGCGAGTATAGTAGTAGCAGATGGTACCTGGCGTGGCGTCGGGGGACATGGGTTGAATGGCGACAGAGGAGAAGTAGGTGGTGCCCTTCTGGAGTGCAGGAGGTGATGGAGACGTAGAGTTTCGGCAGGGGTGTGGCATTGGGGCCGGGTTGGTGGAGCGGCGGCGAAGGTAAGatagaaagaaggaagaagagaaaaTGGGAAGGATGTGGGCGTGAGGTCCAGGCAAGTTTTTGGGTGGACCGGCAGTGTCCGAGTCCTAGGTGTTCGGAATCCCGCAAAGCTCCCCCACACTTCTTCTGTTTGCGGGAGAAAATATGTCCGGACCGCCCCGCGGACCGATACATGCCCGCTTGGATGGCTTCGGTGGTCTGAACGGATGCGGGCAGTTTGCAGGTCCgccttggagatgccctaagtaCACAAGGGAGCTCGTTTTATTCTGTATGCAAAAGATTCCTAATTAACCATGCATGTGTTGAAATGATTGCACGTATTTGAGCTGGAGCAATTAATTAAGATAAGTGTGTGTCTAGGGCTCATCTATATCACATCTAAGTTGAATTCATCATCTGTTTGTGCCCACCTCAGTATGATCTTCTTCCATTGAAACCTTCCCCCATCACCTAGCCGTTGTTATTTTTGGGCCTTGTGGCTGTTGCTAATAGCTCATGGGCTATATCGGTGTTTGTCCGTTTTTCTTTAAGCAGAAAACATAGAGATCAATTCGGCAGTGTCTAAAAAACAATTTAGCACCAGATTTGTGCCTTTTATGtgtttctgaaggaaatatgccctagaggcaataataaagttgattatttatatttccttatatcatgataaatgtttattattcatgctagaattgtattaaccggaaacttagtacatgtgtgaatacatagacaaatagagtgtcactagtatgcctctacttgactagctcgttaatcaaagattgttaagtttcctagccatagacatgagttgtcatttgattaacgggatcacatcattagagaatgatgtgattgacatgacccatccgttagcttagcactatgatcgtttagtttgttgctattgctttcttcatgacttatacatgttcctatgaccatgagattatgcaactcccgaataccggagggacacttagtgtgctatcaaacgtcacaacgtaactgggtgattataaagatgctctacaggtgtctccgatggtgtttgttgagttgccatagattgagattaggatttgtcactccgattgtcggagaggtatctctggccctctcggtaatgcacatcactataagccttgcaagcaatgtgactaatgagttagttatgggatgatgcattatggaacgagtaaagagacttgccggtaacgagattgaactaggtattgagataccgacgttcgaatctcgggcaagtaacataccgatgacaaagggaacaacatatgttgttatgcggtttgaccgataaagatcttcgtagaatatgtgggagccaatatgag
The Aegilops tauschii subsp. strangulata cultivar AL8/78 chromosome 3, Aet v6.0, whole genome shotgun sequence genome window above contains:
- the LOC109778038 gene encoding uncharacterized protein; translation: MDSNLEYIYERYVESSNDTSDEEEYYDETAMMQAVLEDAERMEEHVLNFKGSIKDHRVLNYNRARDHFTLIASYFSPDALCADHFRRIFRCKIVFDHLYHCVQSYDDYFILRKDVVGTIGFSGYQKCMATLRMLAYGTVVDSWDEYLWMSDSTCGDAMVRFATPMAEVFRS